The Musa acuminata AAA Group cultivar baxijiao chromosome BXJ1-3, Cavendish_Baxijiao_AAA, whole genome shotgun sequence genome window below encodes:
- the LOC135616905 gene encoding BTB/POZ domain-containing protein At2g24240-like codes for MASRRGRIRFNVGGKIFETTATTLANAGRHSMLGALLDDSWNPRQPVEGEAADAEYFIDRNPACFAVLLDLLRTGELHVPPNMPEKLLNREALFYGLLDQVRAARWGPFDGNRLQLVDSVSGRAPGDGTAIRAGPDGGCCVAHGSMVHVYDWMLEEHRPISLDYQQVNDVGYIDAESIVISARERLGKGDGGMGVFSSSTGELRHRFRVSHDNQVKSFTAGALSLGSSDYKIFASCKGRCNEYGIGVWDQITGQQVDFFYEPPGCSLGDADKLQWLDGDKCLMVATLFPRTDNCFIGLLDFRDKSVNWSWSDAGTSVSLSLDEKRVLHAIAIEDSRSICVVNQYDDLGFIDLRSNAGGVRWSSRSKLTNRKAPNEESCYPKLATHNGQLFSSMNDGISVFCGPEWVLTSTLRRSYGGSICDFSIGGDRLFALHSEENVFDVWETPPSLTI; via the coding sequence ATGGCGAGTAGGAGAGGACGAATCCGGTTCAACGTGGGTGGGAAGATCTTCGAGACGACCGCCACCACCCTCGCCAACGCTGGTCGCCATTCGATGCTCGGTGCTCTCCTCGACGACTCCTGGAACCCCCGGCAGCCCGTTGAGGGGGAGGCCGCGGATGCCGAGTACTTCATCGACCGCAACCCGGCATGCTTCGCCGTGCTTCTCGACCTCCTCCGCACCGGCGAGCTCCACGTCCCGCCCAACATGCCGGAGAAGCTCCTCAACCGCGAGGCCCTCTTCTACGGCCTACTCGACCAAGTCCGCGCCGCCCGGTGGGGCCCGTTCGACGGTAACCGCCTCCAGCTGGTGGACTCCGTCTCTGGTCGCGCCCCCGGCGACGGCACGGCCATCCGCGCCGGCCCGGATGGCGGCTGCTGCGTCGCCCACGGCAGCATGGTCCACGTCTACGACTGGATGCTCGAGGAGCACCGTCCCATCAGCCTCGACTACCAGCAGGTCAACGACGTCGGCTACATCGACGCCGAGAGCATCGTGATCAGCGCCCGCGAGCGGCTGGGGAAGGGCGACGGCGGGATGGGCGTGTTCTCCTCGTCTACGGGGGAGCTGCGGCACCGGTTCAGGGTGTCCCACGACAACCAAGTCAAGAGCTTCACCGCTGGCGCTCTCAGCTTGGGTAGCTCGGACTACAAGATTTTTGCCAGTTGCAAGGGGAGGTGCAACGAGTACGGGATCGGAGTGTGGGATCAGATCACCGGGCAGCAGGTGGACTTCTTCTACGAGCCACCCGGTTGCTCTCTCGGCGACGCCGATAAGCTCCAATGGCTCGACGGCGACAAGTGCTTGATGGTGGCCACATTGTTCCCAAGAACAGACAACTGTTTCATCGGCCTGTTGGACTTCAGAGACAAGAGCGTGAACTGGTCCTGGTCTGATGCAGGGACCTCTGTTTCCTTGTCGCTCGACGAGAAACGAGTCCTCCACGCAATCGCCATAGAAGATAGCCGATCGATCTGCGTGGTCAACCAGTACGACGACTTGGGGTTCATTGATCTGAGGAGCAATGCAGGGGGTGTGCGATGGAGCTCAAGAAGCAAACTCACGAACAGGAAGGCTCCTAACGAAGAGAGCTGTTACCCGAAGCTCGCGACGCACAACGGGCAGCTCTTCTCGTCAATGAACGACGGCATCTCGGTGTTCTGCGGCCCGGAGTGGGTGCTGACCTCGACACTGAGGAGGAGCTACGGTGGTTCTATCTGCGATTTCTCGATCGGAGGCGATCGATTGTTTGCACTACACAGCGAGGAGAATGTGTTCGACGTTTGGGAGACACCACCCTCTCTCACCATTTAA